A single region of the Cucumis melo cultivar AY chromosome 3, USDA_Cmelo_AY_1.0, whole genome shotgun sequence genome encodes:
- the LOC103502241 gene encoding CRIB domain-containing protein RIC4-like, which yields MRAIQKFVTLPFFSGCASRSSVATSTLVSTTRIRDLEGGPEVNTSVARREESENKTSEVKMKNPSGFLFVLPNISNGVHKLVRSLKTFSQLFVLRKDEEIEEVEMEIGYPTDVKHVTHIGLDGSTTTNPNANPNINPNNWDINNLNHFVPSEFLHSFPSISFRQFELSMAAQTQAALLHPT from the exons ATGAGAGCCATTCAAAAATTTGTCACTCTTCCGTTCTTCTCGGGTTGTGCTTCTCGCTCTAGTGTCGCAACAAGCACCTTGGTTTCCACGACTCGAATCCGGGATCTTGAAGGTGGTCCAGAAGTAAACACAAGTGTAGCAA GAAGAGAAGAAAGTGAAAATAAAACTTCAGAAGTGAAAATGAAAAACCCTTCTGGGTTCTTATTTGTTTTGCCTAACATATCAAATGGAGTTCATAAGTTGGTTAGAAGCCTCAAAACTTTCTCCCAATTATTTG TTCTGagaaaagatgaagaaataGAGGAAGTGGAAATGGAGATTGGATATCCAACAGATGTGAAGCATGTGACACATATTGGATTGGATGGCTCTACAACTACAAACCCTAACGCTAATCCTAATATTAACCCTAATAATTGGGATATTAATAATCTCAATCACTTTGTTCCTTCTGAGTTTCTTCATTCTTTTCCTTCCATTTCTTTTAGGCAATTTGAACTTTCAATGGCTGCTCAAACACAGGCTGCTCTTCTACACCCAACATga